A window of the Fulvia fulva chromosome 11, complete sequence genome harbors these coding sequences:
- a CDS encoding Nonribosomal peptide synthetase yields the protein MPTTSVDREQSYHRISTSSVMASWDGVAKTLKERLDWHVDRCNHMITTPLPVRLDSGALRAALQALQERHPILCAKSGLAGRHTHANYQELHTINTDRPDHGLDFVKRAHQELCKPFDDTEPRWRAALFRDDKDQWLLSIVMHHEDFDRYSLRVLWHDFTKICRAIYHALNPFSYLEPLALGYEGDGIAGCRAQGIRASDTDQQVRYLAKELDGSRAAGLLIDKPRPASPRGQMAAYEFRIEGRTYHVLKDYCRTHQVTHSALLRAAFRAAHYRITGMEDSVIGTCISGRDQQRLQHQIGYFANTLCLRLPVLEEDTFGSLVHYAQGAFKTALEAEDVSSRKLRTASLSEERNGTHSDSPSLFFNVHDQVVIEAKMFGEVDGEAIFMPGLCAKLATDCDLEVNIDADVDHFEGVALYDVDLFTKDTIRGLIGVFLAILRHALESANIPVGCIPLQDDTCDVNSERRLEQQNCDSTRESSIVDIFTETAASCPDHVAIKDITMQLTYNQLHERSDHLARWLRWRGLAAETLIAVLAPRSCLATIAFLGILKANLAYVPLDVNAPAGRFETVLSSLPGQKRLVLLGADVQIPEMSLTKGSADFAWISAALVQPAEEVSPCDIEYPSASSLAYCMFTSGSTGKPKGVKIEHRGVVSMAKHNNFTIAKTAHLSNLAFDASIWEIFVPLLNGGTVVCIDYLTSLVPDSLCEVIKNERIQAVMITPGLLRQCQEVHPTMFRSLHSLYVVGDRFDPIDAVKISHDLDGTVFNAYGPTECTVISTIYEVQKQDSFPNGVPIGKAVSNARVHIMDPKQRRVPAGVLGEIVITGRGLARGYLDRALEAGRFIDIVIDGEQERGYRTGDRARYRLDGQLEMFGRMDRQTKVRGHRVELAEIESAILCNKQVSDVAVVRCEQSTPDSAAMVAFLVAHEDKSTGGTEHGEHISAWTEHYDSTTYSNLQDVELDSLGHDFVGWVSMLDEQPIPKTEMQEWLSDTIATITDMQEPGHVLEVGTGTGMILFNLRKGLRSYVGIEPSKRAAEFVEKAISSMPDLADRVKIHVGEASDLDGLTDIHPELVLLNSVVQYFPSQDYFTQTCTTLIHLPGVQRIVFGDIRTFALYRDFLASIAVYKLGNEARKSDVRQYIADKVDREEELLVDPAFFYVLQDRFPSVIEHVEILPKIMPATNELSAFRYTAVLHTRCPEEKARQIHEISESAWIDFRALGMTKDTLSHFLGTSSHAPIIAVRNIPHSKTVRERYLVEALDSQDPETNGEASWISTAADAARQCASMDALDLIEIGRRACYHAEVSCARQFSQRGGLDVVFHRQQSSCEGARVLFKFPSDHEISRRMTSSPLVLSQKSKIVSDVLTDLRNRLPSYMVPDRLHLRDRLPLNANGKVDRKELTNQALSLQQEQRTKHGPKTPCNKLQALLREEFEAVLGVQIDIDESFFDVGGHSLSAIRLAAKLTSRCNAKVTAKNIFASPTVRGLAQVLTDRLPDYEGRHISDDRHGSYQPFGLISTDVPDDFVDRELLPKVQHLETKVIDAYRPTYAQRLFLQAGKSGKSLGADTYYLDLPADVDRRLLEKSCRAIVERFDIFRTVFVRVSNGIYAVVLENGMVSISLQNTDGDLDDALASTWTTDSQSLTNAEPLLHIAIIAKPDVTVRLAFRMSHAIYDGLSLEHLTNTLHCLYTGLSLPPASSFTTYLQHAYSTRGLGREFWRTYLQSSTITSLRNDEESDDSEASYWAQHTIRVPRSMLINGITQATIFTTAYAQALAKETGSNEVLFGRLVSGRHDLPGDSTAIVGPCNAIVPIRIRLQPETDVSTLLNQVQTHCLDSLSFETIGLDDIVANCTDWPHDTQHLWSYVLYQDFSTQSMFAGKEVAWKNLPYRGPPIHELDVGGVVDQDSGDFTVFMYARRRSCSEEVVDRMLRSLCQSFLKMSGGGGEDHDIVAQPDYREKMF from the exons ATGCCCACGACATCTGTTGACCGTGAACAATCATACCATAGAATCAGCACTTCCAGTGTCATGGCGTCGTGGGATGGGGTCGCCAAGACTTTGAAAGAACGGCTCGATTGGCACGTCGACCGGTGCAACCATATGATCACGACTCCATTGCCTGTGAGGCTGGATTCTGGTGCGCTTCGTGCTGCGCTCCAGGCGCTGCAAGAGCGACATCCCATTCTCTGTGCAAAGTCCGGCTTGGCCGGACGCCATACCCACGCAAATTATCAGGAGCTTCATACGATCAACACTGACCGGCCGGATCATGGACTGGACTTTGTAAAGAGAGCACACCAAGAGCTGTGTAAGCCATTCGACGACACAGAGCCTCGATGGCGCGCGGCACTATTTCGTGATGACAAGGATCAATGGTTGCTCTCCATTGTCATGCACCACGAGGACTTCGACCGTTACTCCCTTCGCGTCCTCTGGCATGACTTCACCAAGATATGCAGAGCCATATATCACGCCTTGAACCCGTTCTCGTACTTAGAGCCTCTGGCGCTCGGATATGAGGGCGATGGCATTGCAGGGTGCCGAGCACAAGGGATCCGCGCCTCCGACACAGATCAACAAGTGCGCTACTTGGCAAAGGAATTGGATGGTAGCCGTGCTGCTGGACTGTTGATTGATAAGCCGAGGCCCGCCTCACCGCGTGGTCAAATGGCGGCTTATGAATTCCGCATCGAAGGCAGAACTTATCACGTTCTTAAGGACTATTGCCGTACTCATCAAGTAACCCATTCCGCATTACTTCGTGCAGCATTTAGGGCAGCACACTATCGAATCACAGGAATGGAAGATTCAGTGATAGGCACTTGCATATCTGGCAGAGATCAACAAAGACTGCAGCACCAAATCGGATACTTCGCGAATACCCTTTGTCTGCGCTTACCTGTCTTGGAAGAAGACACTTTTGGAAGCCTGGTCCATTACGCTCAAGGTGCATTCAAGACCGCACTTGAAGCTGAAGATGTATCATCTCGAAAGCTCAGGACTGCATCACTGTCCGAAGAGCGGAATGGAACACATAGCGACTCACCTAGCCTGTTCTTCAACGTCCATGATCAAGTCGTCATAGAAGCCAAGATGTTTGGTGAAGTTGATGGCGAGGCTATATTCATGCCCGGCCTTTGCGCAAAGCTTGCCACCGACTGCGATCTGGAAGTCAACATCGATGCGGACGTGGACCATTTCGAAGGGGTCGCTCTCTACGACGTTGATTTATTTACCAAAGACACCATTCGTGGCTTGATCGGAGTATTCCTTGCCATCTTGCGCCATGCCCTTGAGAGCGCAAACATCCCAGTGGGCTGCATTCCGTTGCAGGACGACACATGCGATGTTAACAGCGAGAGACGTCTTGAACAACAGAATTGCGACTCTACTCGCGAGTCCAGCATTGTGGATATTTTCACTGAGACGGCAGCATCCTGTCCTGATCATGTAGCGATCAAAGACATCACTATGCAGCTGACGTACAATCAGCTCCACGAACGATCTGACCACCTAGCTCGGTGGTTGCGTTGGCGAGGACTCGCAGCAGAGACCCTAATCGCCGTACTGGCGCCTCGGTCATGCCTGGCGACTATTGCTTTCCTGGGCATCCTCAAGGCCAATCTGGCGTATGTTCCGCTTGACGTAAACGCCCCAGCAGGCCGCTTTGAGACGGTCTTGTCTTCGTTACCTGGGCAGAAGAGGCTTGTCCTGCTCGGCGCTGATGTGCAGATTCCGGAGATGTCGCTGACTAAAGGTTCAGCCGACTTCGCCTGGATATCCGCTGCACTCGTGCAACCAGCAGAAGAGGTCAGCCCATGTGACATCGAGTATCCGAGTGCTTCGAGTCTCGCCTATTGTATGTTCACATCTGGATCTACG GGCAAACCGAAAGGAGTCAAGATCGAACACCGTGGAGTGGTGAGTATGGCTAAACACAACAACTTCACCATTGCAAAGACTGCCCACTTGTCGAATCTAGCATTCGATGCCTCCATCTGGGAGATCTTCGTCCCGCTCCTAAACGGGGGAACAGTTGTTTGCATCGACTATCTGACATCACTTGTTCCCGATAGTCTCTGCGAGGTCATCAAAAATGAACGCATACAAGCAGTTATGATCACACCTGGACTACTGCGGCAGTGCCAAGAAGTGCATCCGACAATGTTCCGTTCACTACACAGCCTATACGTCGTCGGAGATCGTTTCGACCCCATAGACGCTGTCAAGATAAGTCACGATTTGGATGGTACTGTATTCAATGCATACGGCCCGACCGAGTGTACAGTCATCAGCACTATATACGAAGTACAGAAGCAAGACAGCTTTCCAAACGGTGTGCCCATCGGGAAGGCAGTATCCAATGCCCGCGTTCATATCATGGATCCAAAGCAGCGCCGAGTCCCGGCAGGAGTGCTGGGTGAAATTGTGATCACTGGCCGCGGCCTCGCACGTGGATATCTCGATCGAGCCCTGGAGGCCGGTCGTTTCATCGATATTGTCATAGACGGCGAGCAAGAGAGAGGATATCGTACGGGCGATCGCGCACGCTACCGTCTCGATGGTCAGCTGGAGATGTTTGGACGCATGGATCGCCAGACGAAAGTACGAGGTCACCGAGTCGAGCTCGCAGAGATCGAAAGTGCTATACTCTGCAACAAGCAGGTCAGCGATGTAGCTGTCGTGCGCTGCGAGCAGAGCACACCAGATTCTGCTGCTATGGTGGCCTTCCTTGTTGCTCACGAAGACAAGTCAACGGGAGGGACAGAGCATGGAGAGCACATCTCGGCTTGGACCGAGCACTACGATTCAACAACATACTCCAATCTCCAAGACGTTGAATTGGACTCACTTGGACACGACTTCGTCGGGTGGGTCTCCATGCTTGACGAACAGCCCATACCCAAGACCGAGATGCAGGAATGGCTGAGCGACACAATCGCCACGATCACGGACATGCAAGAGCCTGGGCATGTTCTTGAAGTGGGCACTGGCACAGGTATGATCCTCTTCAACCTTCGCAAAGGGTTGCGGAGCTACGTGGGAATCGAACCATCAAAACGAGCAGCTGAATTCGTCGAAAAGGCTATCAGCTCAATGCCCGACTTGGCAGACAGGGTCAAGATCCATGTTGGTGAAGCGTCAGATCTTGATGGTCTCACCGACATCCACCCCGAGCTCGTGCTTTTGAACTCTGTCGTGCAGTATTTTCCCTCTCAAGACTACTTTACACAAACATGCACGACGCTCATCCATCTACCGGGAGTCCAACGGATTGTCTTTGGCGACATCCGCACATTCGCTCTTTACCGGGACTTTCTCGCGAGCATCGCCGTCTACAAGCTAGGGAACGAAGCACGCAAAAGCGATGTCCGACAATACATAGCCGACAAGGTCGACCGCGAAGAAGAGTTACTAGTAGATCCTGCCTTCTTCTACGTATTGCAAGATCGATTTCCAAGCGTGATCGAGCACGTAGAGATCCTACCCAAGATTATGCCTGCTACAAACGAGCTGAGTGCGTTCCGGTACACAGCTGTGCTGCATACACGATGCCCAGAGGAGAAGGCTAGACAGATCCATGAGATCAGTGAGTCCGCATGGATCGACTTCCGTGCTCTAGGGATGACCAAGGACACGCTCAGTCATTTTCTTGGAACATCCTCGCATGCGCCAATAATCGCGGTGCGGAACATACCACACAGCAAGACAGTACGTGAGCGTTACCTGGTGGAGGCTCTCGATAGCCAAGACCCAGAGACAAACGGTGAGGCCTCGTGGATCTCCACCGCCGCCGATGCAGCTCGTCAGTGTGCGAGCATGGATGCTCTCGACCTCATTGAAATTGGTCGCAGAGCATGCTACCATGCCGAAGTCAGCTGTGCGAGGCAATTCTCTCAACGCGGAGGACTGGATGTGGTTTTCCACCGGCAACAGTCTAGCTGTGAAGGAGCCCGGGTCTTGTTCAAGTTCCCTTCCGATCATGAAATCTCAAGACGGATGACCAGCAGCCCATTAGTGCTATCACAGAAGTCCAAAATCGTGTCAGATGTTCTGACCGACTTGCGCAATCGTCTGCCATCTTACATGGTACCCGACCGCTTACACCTTCGAGATCGCCTCCCTCTCAATGCCAACGGCAAAGTCGATCGGAAAGAGCTCACGAATCAGGCGCTCTCGTTGCAACAGGAACAAAGAACAAAACATGGTCCGAAGACCCCATGCAACAAGCTACAAGCTCTGCTCCGCGAAGAGTTCGAAGCAGTGCTAGGTGTGCAAATCGATATAGATGAAAGCTTCTTCGATGTCGGTGGTCATTCACTGAGCGCCATAAGACTGGCAGCCAAACTGACAAGTCGCTGCAATGCCAAGGTCACAGCCAAGAATATCTTTGCGTCGCCCACCGTCAGAGGATTAGCTCAGGTCTTAACAGACAGACTACCTGATTATGAAGGAAGACACATCTCCGACGATCGACATGGGTCGTACCAACCATTCGGCTTGATATCTACAGATGTCCCCGATGATTTCGTAGACCGAGAGTTACTCCCCAAAGTACAGCATCTTGAGACCAAGGTAATCGATGCTTATCGTCCCACGTATGCGCAGAGACTTTTCCTGCAAGCGGGCAAATCGGGCAAGTCCTTGGGTGCGGATACTTACTACCTTGATCTCCCAGCCGATGTAGATCGTCGTCTTCTGGAAAAGAGCTGTCGAGCTATAGTTGAGCGATTCGACATCTTCCGGACGGTATTCGTGCGAGTCTCAAATGGGATTTACGCAGTCGTTCTGGAGAATGGAATGGTGTCTATCTCGCTACAGAACACCGATGGCGATCTTGACGACGCTCTGGCGTCCACATGGACCACCGACTCACAAAGTCTCACCAACGCGGAGCCTTTGTTACACATCGCAATTATAGCAAAACCAGATGTCACCGTACGGCTAGCCTTCCGCATGTCTCATGCTATATACGATGGGTTGAGTCTCGAGCATCTGACCAATACCCTCCACTGCCTCTACACGGGACTCTCTCTCCCGCCAGCTTCAAGTTTCACTACATACCTACAGCACGCTTACAGCACGCGTGGCTTGGGTCGCGAATTCTGGCGAACCTACCTGCAAAGCTCAACCATCACGTCCTTGCGCAACGATGAAGAATCCGATGATTCAGAAGCCAGTTACTGGGCGCAGCATACGATCCGCGTTCCACGTTCAATGTTGATCAACGGCATTACCCAAGCCACAATATTCACCACCGCATATGCCCAAGCTCTCGCCAAAGAGACTGGCTCGAACGAAGTCCTCTTCGGCCGTCTGGTGTCCGGCCGTCACGACCTTCCTGGAGATAGTACTGCCATTGTAGGGCCCTGCAACGCCATTGTACCAATCCGTATCCGCCTTCAGCCAGAGACCGACGTTTCTACACTCTTGAACCAAGTTCAAACCCACTGCCTCGATAGCCTATCCTTTGAGACCATTGGCCTCGATGACATTGTAGCGAACTGCACAGATTGGCCGCATGATACGCAGCATCTTTGGAGCTATGTCCTATATCAAGACTTCTCCACGCAGTCCATGTTCGCAGGGAAGGAGGTGGCGTGGAAGAATCTACCTTATAGAGGGCCGCCAATTCACGAGCTAGACGTGGGTGGTGTCGTGGATCAGGATTCTGGTGATTTCACAGTCTTTATGTATGCTCGTCGACGAAGTTGTAGTGAGGAAGTGGTGGATCGCATGCTTAGGAGTCTTTGCCAGTCATTCCTTAAGATGAGTGGGGGTGGAGGTGAAGATCATGACATCGTGGCACAGCCTGATTATCGGGAGAAGATGTTCTAG